A window of the Nitrosococcus wardiae genome harbors these coding sequences:
- a CDS encoding sigma-54 dependent transcriptional regulator, translating to MDLRKLLYLQPRGPSQIQQDAFKAAGWEIHVATEIAHAQQLCEKHGFRVGLMGLAPGVENNLPQNIDKLISSALHTEWVALLSTQQIRNETIRHLITSYCYDYHTLPIDYPRLLTTMGHAYGMVSMACQQISQSIEELGPNQMVGVSPAMQQVYRSIRKIASVDMPILITGESGTGKELAALAIHERSMRVNGPFMAVNCGALPPELIQSELFGHEKGAFTGAIKQKFGQIELAAGGTVFLDEIGDLPLNLQVNLLRFLQEGTFKRVGGTQEMTIDARVMAATHVDLEKAVSEGHFREDLYYRLNVLNLRMPSLAERENDIEILAKYFFEKFSDQTTMRIKGFSQEALRRLHRHAWPGNVRELINRIRRAMVMCEGRLITPIDLGLERRLSNRRIMTLAEARARAEKETILRTLRQAKGNVSQTAIQLGISRPTLYRLMEKYKISI from the coding sequence ATGGACTTGAGAAAACTTCTCTATCTTCAACCGAGAGGCCCCTCACAAATTCAACAAGATGCCTTTAAGGCGGCTGGGTGGGAAATTCATGTTGCCACAGAAATTGCTCATGCTCAGCAATTATGCGAGAAACATGGGTTCCGAGTAGGATTAATGGGTTTAGCACCCGGAGTGGAAAATAACTTACCACAGAATATCGATAAATTGATTTCCTCGGCCCTCCACACCGAGTGGGTGGCTTTGCTCTCAACGCAGCAGATACGAAATGAGACAATCCGCCACTTAATCACTTCTTATTGCTATGATTACCATACTCTTCCAATAGACTATCCCCGCCTGTTAACCACCATGGGCCATGCTTACGGCATGGTAAGTATGGCGTGTCAGCAAATTAGCCAAAGCATTGAAGAGCTGGGACCCAACCAAATGGTTGGAGTAAGTCCTGCCATGCAACAGGTCTACCGCAGCATTCGGAAAATTGCCAGTGTGGATATGCCCATCTTGATCACGGGGGAAAGTGGCACAGGCAAGGAACTAGCGGCACTCGCCATCCATGAGCGCTCAATGCGCGTTAACGGCCCCTTTATGGCCGTCAACTGTGGAGCATTACCGCCAGAACTCATCCAGTCCGAACTATTCGGACATGAAAAGGGAGCCTTCACTGGTGCTATCAAGCAAAAATTTGGACAAATCGAATTAGCGGCTGGCGGTACGGTTTTTTTGGATGAGATAGGTGATTTACCCCTTAATCTTCAGGTCAACTTACTCAGATTTCTACAAGAAGGCACCTTTAAGCGGGTCGGAGGGACTCAAGAGATGACCATCGATGCGCGCGTTATGGCAGCGACTCATGTGGATCTAGAAAAGGCGGTGAGTGAAGGCCACTTCCGGGAAGATCTTTATTATCGGCTAAATGTCTTGAATCTACGCATGCCATCCCTAGCCGAACGGGAAAACGATATTGAAATCTTGGCTAAATATTTCTTTGAAAAATTTTCCGATCAAACAACAATGCGCATCAAAGGATTTAGCCAAGAGGCTTTGCGGAGGCTACACCGCCATGCTTGGCCAGGGAATGTACGAGAACTGATTAATCGTATCCGACGTGCCATGGTAATGTGTGAAGGCCGCTTGATCACCCCCATTGATCTAGGGCTAGAACGCCGTCTCTCCAACCGCCGGATAATGACTCTGGCAGAAGCCCGTGCTCGCGCAGAAAAAGAAACTATTCTCCGTACCCTGCGGCAAGCTAAAGGCAATGTTTCCCAGACAGCCATACAATTGGGGATTTCTCGTCCCACGCTGTATCGTTTAATGGAAAAATATAAGATTTCAATTTAA
- a CDS encoding VTT domain-containing protein has product MNDDNTSSQILKPGNNCWRLERANRAAFLVDGEAYFKAFHSAVEQAQHSILILGWDINSQLRLLRDESSDSLPETLADFLNNVVSRQRGLQVYILCWDFAMIYALEREWLPIYRLSWRTHRRLHFEMDDQHPAGASHHQKVVVIDNAVAFAGGFDLSKQRWDTPEHRPNDERRIDPDGTPYPPFHDIQMVAEGPAAAALGDLARERWYRVTGRRLPPSETSNYGIPWPKRVAPDLENVFIAIARTEPQFKSYPEIREVERLYLDTIAAAQRFIYIENQYLTAYQIKEALAARLQEPQGPEVVLILPLETNGWLEQNTMDILRWRVLNGLYEADQHDRLRVYYPVTSGPSSQCIMVHSKVLVVDEKLVRIGSSNLSNRSMGLDTECDLAVEANGNSSVAAAIAQFRNRLLGEHLGVKPQEVAQAVIQKGSLIATIEGLRGPGRTLKKLEAHISPKMDKWVSGTRAKIIDPEYAIDPDRLADGFIPPEQRQSASRQLLLRIFIFIIPFALAAAWRWTPLGEWLDLQTLVNAAGKFKGSAGAPFFAIGIYLLAGLLAIPITLLIIVTVLVFGSVTGFAYALTGTMLSAILTYSLGRLLGRRTIRRLAGKRLNQLSRRLAQQGILTVLAVRLIPVAPFTVVNMVAGASHIRFRDFTIGTLLGIIPGTLGIALFIHQVIAAIRNPTPLTFGILTAVLGIIALGMLGIRWWLRKHDETDVVKN; this is encoded by the coding sequence TTGAACGATGACAATACCTCTTCTCAAATCCTTAAGCCGGGCAACAATTGCTGGCGCCTTGAACGAGCCAATCGGGCTGCCTTTCTAGTGGATGGGGAAGCCTATTTCAAAGCCTTTCACAGCGCTGTCGAACAAGCCCAACACTCGATCCTGATCCTAGGCTGGGATATCAACAGCCAGCTTAGACTGCTACGGGACGAATCCTCAGACTCACTGCCTGAAACACTGGCTGATTTTCTTAATAATGTCGTCTCTCGCCAACGGGGACTGCAAGTTTACATACTCTGCTGGGACTTCGCCATGATTTATGCCCTAGAGCGGGAATGGCTGCCCATTTATCGATTGAGCTGGCGAACCCATCGCCGACTGCACTTTGAGATGGACGATCAGCATCCTGCTGGCGCTTCCCATCACCAAAAGGTAGTAGTAATCGATAATGCCGTGGCCTTTGCCGGCGGCTTCGATCTCAGTAAGCAACGCTGGGATACGCCGGAACATCGACCGAATGACGAGCGACGCATCGATCCGGACGGTACTCCTTATCCCCCCTTTCATGATATACAGATGGTTGCCGAAGGCCCCGCAGCCGCAGCACTTGGAGATTTAGCCCGTGAGCGCTGGTACCGAGTCACTGGCCGTCGTCTCCCACCCTCAGAGACCTCCAACTATGGCATTCCCTGGCCAAAGAGAGTAGCGCCTGATTTAGAGAATGTCTTTATTGCGATTGCCCGTACCGAGCCGCAATTCAAAAGCTATCCTGAGATACGGGAAGTGGAGCGCCTCTATTTAGATACTATTGCTGCGGCTCAGCGCTTTATTTATATTGAGAATCAATACCTCACAGCCTACCAGATTAAGGAAGCACTGGCAGCACGGCTCCAGGAACCCCAAGGCCCTGAAGTGGTTTTGATACTTCCCCTGGAGACCAACGGCTGGTTAGAGCAAAATACCATGGACATCCTGCGGTGGCGGGTCCTCAATGGCTTATATGAGGCCGATCAGCACGACCGCTTACGCGTTTATTATCCCGTTACTTCAGGGCCCAGCAGCCAATGCATTATGGTACATTCCAAGGTGTTGGTCGTAGATGAGAAACTGGTCCGTATCGGCTCTTCTAACCTCAGCAATCGCTCTATGGGGTTAGACACAGAATGTGATCTGGCCGTGGAGGCTAACGGCAATAGCTCTGTCGCCGCGGCCATCGCTCAATTCCGGAATCGCCTCCTGGGCGAACACCTAGGTGTAAAACCACAAGAGGTAGCACAAGCCGTAATCCAGAAGGGCTCTTTAATTGCAACTATTGAAGGATTGCGCGGTCCCGGCCGGACCCTAAAAAAACTTGAAGCACACATTTCCCCAAAAATGGACAAATGGGTATCAGGAACTAGGGCAAAGATAATTGATCCGGAGTACGCTATTGATCCAGACCGATTAGCCGATGGATTCATTCCTCCTGAACAGCGCCAGTCCGCCAGCCGCCAACTACTTTTAAGAATCTTTATATTTATTATCCCCTTCGCGCTTGCTGCCGCCTGGCGTTGGACACCCTTAGGTGAGTGGCTCGACTTACAAACGCTAGTCAATGCCGCTGGAAAGTTCAAAGGATCGGCAGGGGCCCCATTTTTTGCGATCGGAATTTATCTGCTAGCTGGCCTACTCGCAATACCCATTACGCTGCTCATAATAGTCACAGTACTGGTATTTGGCTCTGTAACCGGTTTTGCCTACGCCCTGACAGGCACGATGCTGAGTGCCATACTGACCTACAGCTTAGGCCGCCTACTTGGACGCCGGACGATAAGGCGGCTTGCAGGCAAGCGCCTTAACCAGCTCAGCCGCCGCCTAGCCCAGCAAGGCATCCTCACCGTACTTGCTGTGCGTCTCATCCCAGTGGCCCCTTTTACGGTGGTTAATATGGTAGCGGGGGCTTCTCATATTCGTTTTCGCGATTTTACTATAGGCACCTTACTGGGCATAATACCGGGAACGCTGGGGATAGCCCTTTTTATCCATCAGGTGATAGCAGCAATACGCAATCCAACGCCGCTTACCTTTGGCATTTTAACAGCAGTACTGGGAATCATTGCCCTAGGAATGCTGGGAATCCGCTGGTGGCTGCGTAAACACGATGAAACTGATGTGGTGAAAAATTGA
- a CDS encoding mechanosensitive ion channel family protein, producing MSQEDITQLFQDPDQIRILQIFLIIALAWLLHRLINWLIPWLAERLPGRARWYLLPLMPVLKLLILITAIALLIPLIIEPTLQNMITLLGAVGLALGFALKDYVSSIMAGIVAIYERTYRPGDWVKINEAYGEVRSVNLRALKILTPEDTIVTIPHAKLWDTNIYNDNNGSRELLCVADFYLDPRHDAHLVREALYDVALTSAFIELDHSIVVIVAEKPWGTHYRLKAYPMDGRDQFLFTSDLTVRGKAVLATLGVQPVQGWLGAQSFSDGDTKL from the coding sequence ATGAGCCAAGAAGATATCACTCAGCTTTTTCAAGATCCCGATCAAATCCGAATACTACAAATTTTTCTTATTATCGCCCTTGCCTGGTTACTACACCGTCTGATTAACTGGCTTATCCCTTGGCTCGCCGAACGGCTGCCAGGACGTGCTCGCTGGTACCTCTTGCCTTTGATGCCGGTGTTAAAACTCCTCATCCTGATTACAGCCATTGCGCTCCTCATACCCCTGATTATCGAACCCACTTTACAGAACATGATCACCCTTCTAGGGGCAGTCGGGCTGGCACTGGGATTCGCTCTCAAGGATTATGTCAGCAGTATTATGGCGGGTATTGTGGCTATTTATGAGCGCACCTACCGTCCTGGCGATTGGGTCAAAATTAATGAAGCTTATGGCGAGGTGCGATCGGTAAACCTACGGGCGCTAAAAATCCTTACCCCGGAGGATACCATTGTGACCATTCCCCATGCCAAATTATGGGATACCAATATTTATAACGACAATAATGGTTCTCGGGAACTGCTCTGTGTAGCGGACTTTTATCTAGACCCCCGCCACGATGCCCATTTGGTACGGGAGGCACTTTATGATGTCGCTTTAACAAGCGCCTTTATTGAACTGGATCATTCTATTGTGGTTATCGTGGCCGAAAAACCCTGGGGGACTCATTATCGCCTTAAAGCCTATCCCATGGATGGACGGGACCAATTTCTTTTTACTAGCGATTTAACCGTACGAGGTAAAGCAGTACTGGCAACCCTAGGAGTGCAACCAGTCCAGGGGTGGCTTGGCGCTCAAAGCTTCAGCGATGGCGACACAAAACTTTGA
- a CDS encoding IS982 family transposase: MDLERVFCEVDDFCQAFEPQWNQQLLHSDERKRRKTSNLSLSEVMTIIIAFHRSNYRTFKPYYTGYVAKYWRGAFPMRVGYPRFVELMGAALIPLCSDLHTRKGQVSGIGFIDSTPIIVCHRQRAPTHQRFKKKAHWGKHSMGGCYGFKLHLIINDEGELLAFHVTPGNIDDRHPVPHLTEGLSGKLFGDKGYISTHLFQVLFEKGLQLITPIRKNMHNRLLPLFDKLLLRRRSLIETINDPLKNISQIEHSRHRSIAHFMANLVAGLIAYTHQPLKPSLNLTNQQLILLDKPM; encoded by the coding sequence ATAGATTTAGAGCGGGTTTTTTGTGAGGTCGATGATTTCTGCCAAGCGTTTGAACCCCAGTGGAATCAGCAGCTTCTACACTCAGACGAGAGAAAGCGGCGAAAAACCTCAAACCTGTCACTGAGTGAGGTGATGACGATTATCATTGCTTTCCATCGCTCGAACTATCGCACCTTTAAGCCCTATTACACCGGCTATGTGGCGAAATACTGGCGGGGAGCCTTTCCTATGCGGGTCGGTTATCCCCGCTTTGTGGAACTCATGGGCGCGGCATTGATTCCGTTGTGCAGTGATCTGCACACCCGTAAAGGGCAGGTCAGCGGTATTGGTTTTATTGATTCTACGCCCATTATCGTCTGCCATCGCCAACGGGCCCCTACCCATCAACGCTTTAAAAAAAAGGCCCACTGGGGCAAGCATTCCATGGGAGGGTGTTATGGATTTAAGCTGCATTTGATCATCAATGATGAAGGGGAACTGCTCGCTTTCCACGTGACCCCCGGCAACATCGATGACCGCCACCCCGTGCCCCATCTCACCGAGGGCCTCTCAGGAAAACTCTTTGGCGATAAAGGCTACATTTCAACACACTTATTCCAAGTTCTCTTTGAGAAGGGCCTCCAGCTGATAACTCCCATTCGCAAAAATATGCATAACCGCCTCTTGCCTCTGTTTGATAAACTTTTGCTGCGCAGGCGCTCGCTTATCGAAACCATCAACGACCCGCTTAAAAATATCTCTCAAATTGAGCACAGCCGCCATCGCAGCATCGCTCATTTCATGGCCAATTTAGTCGCTGGGCTTATCGCCTACACCCATCAGCCGCTCAAGCCTTCACTTAACCTGACTAACCAGCAACTTATTCTCTTGGATAAACCCATGTAG
- a CDS encoding formate dehydrogenase subunit gamma, translating into MDNKTNPRANYWRAVREGVPGYSAVKGQERGVLIDNGGQNWRQIRNGPIAGLTPWILGLMLFAITAFYLYRGPVRLKESPSGITVKRWSLLERTLHWYTATLFILLAMTGLSLLFGRAALIPLLGLEGFSTYAGFAMVVHNYLGPLFAVGIFLEIMIWMKYNLPNRVDWEWFKKMGGLVGDEHPSAGRMNGGEKVWFWFIATVGVAVIVAGFILDFPNFGQTRSTMQNAHVTHVIGAVIWLSAALGHIYMGSLGTEGALEGMVKGQVSAEWAKQHHDLWYEEVKGQQEKEQEKPIPDTPQQTSI; encoded by the coding sequence TTGGACAACAAAACCAACCCCCGAGCCAATTACTGGCGCGCAGTACGCGAAGGTGTCCCTGGTTATTCCGCTGTCAAGGGGCAAGAACGTGGCGTTCTGATCGATAACGGGGGACAGAATTGGCGCCAGATTCGCAATGGCCCTATCGCGGGTCTTACTCCTTGGATACTCGGTTTGATGCTATTCGCGATCACGGCCTTCTATCTCTACCGGGGGCCCGTCAGATTAAAAGAAAGCCCCTCCGGAATTACTGTCAAGCGCTGGTCTCTATTGGAACGCACACTTCACTGGTATACGGCGACTCTGTTTATCCTGCTGGCCATGACAGGATTGAGTCTATTGTTTGGTCGGGCGGCGCTGATTCCCTTGCTGGGTCTTGAGGGATTTTCAACCTACGCCGGTTTTGCCATGGTCGTTCACAATTACCTGGGACCTCTCTTTGCAGTGGGAATCTTTCTGGAGATTATGATCTGGATGAAATACAACCTCCCCAACCGAGTAGACTGGGAATGGTTTAAAAAGATGGGCGGCCTGGTGGGAGATGAACATCCCTCTGCTGGACGGATGAACGGGGGCGAAAAGGTTTGGTTCTGGTTTATCGCCACGGTGGGGGTGGCGGTCATCGTGGCTGGATTCATCTTAGATTTTCCCAACTTCGGCCAGACCCGATCAACCATGCAGAATGCCCATGTGACTCATGTAATTGGTGCTGTCATCTGGCTATCTGCCGCCCTGGGACATATTTATATGGGATCGCTAGGGACCGAAGGCGCATTGGAAGGAATGGTCAAGGGCCAAGTCAGCGCTGAATGGGCCAAACAACACCATGATCTTTGGTATGAAGAAGTTAAAGGGCAACAGGAGAAAGAACAAGAAAAACCCATACCTGATACACCTCAACAAACATCAATTTAA
- a CDS encoding diiron oxygenase codes for MIENKAYRSIFSPCSVQERKENFDSYWRFTQQHAGELLEEDKDLVNKREKLKYFQDHPVRSRNPLPNPELFYRNYVKFKDDPQSVDRKTLLLTTIYKFARHEWVGISGAWEIIPTMAEAKTLTDKISRVHLAEEFCHVRFFHEMLKTFHLDKVEWVPLGPVKQKIYKIFPRLPGFLMDTPAFVTELMGMTFYQHLDTLFEEVLADEPEARQRLREILLGTVQNRHIVNIVKGLYSK; via the coding sequence ATGATCGAAAACAAAGCATATCGTTCTATCTTCTCCCCTTGCTCAGTCCAAGAACGAAAAGAGAATTTTGACAGCTACTGGCGCTTTACTCAACAACATGCCGGCGAACTTTTAGAAGAAGATAAAGATCTCGTTAATAAGCGGGAAAAACTAAAATACTTCCAAGACCACCCCGTCCGTTCCCGAAACCCCCTTCCTAATCCCGAACTGTTTTACCGCAATTACGTGAAATTTAAAGATGATCCCCAATCCGTCGATCGCAAGACGCTGCTTTTAACCACTATTTACAAATTTGCCCGTCACGAATGGGTTGGTATTTCAGGAGCTTGGGAGATAATACCTACAATGGCGGAAGCAAAAACTTTGACCGATAAAATCAGCCGGGTCCACTTAGCCGAAGAGTTTTGTCACGTGCGCTTCTTCCATGAAATGCTAAAAACCTTCCATCTAGATAAAGTCGAGTGGGTCCCTTTAGGACCGGTAAAGCAGAAAATTTATAAAATATTTCCTCGTCTGCCTGGTTTCTTAATGGATACCCCGGCCTTCGTTACAGAACTCATGGGAATGACGTTTTACCAGCATTTGGATACGCTCTTTGAGGAAGTATTGGCTGATGAACCTGAAGCCCGGCAACGGCTCAGGGAAATTCTCCTCGGTACGGTACAAAACCGGCATATAGTTAACATTGTCAAGGGGTTATACAGTAAGTGA
- a CDS encoding IS4 family transposase, with amino-acid sequence MVQVRTVNLTQLALAFDALVQRESVYQRVKRFFRHHQFETDLVAVLVTSWLDLGKRWVLCLDRTTWQLGRTPINGLVLSVAYAGVSVPLMWTVLGKKGNSSTEERIALIERFLRRFPPERIECLMADREFRGHQWLSYLIRRGIAFRLRIPNNTKTHNRQRNARLPVTRLFSIQSGETMILNRPRRLWGHTLYLVGTRAPSGEYVIIITTHAPEQALEDYRQRWQTECLFAAMKRRGFNLEDTHITDPDRVARLIAVMTLALCWCYKVGLWLNQQQPIVIKKHQRRACSVIRLGLDTLRRVLLNGASQTPQIRDWIHFLFDKKVIIANT; translated from the coding sequence ATGGTTCAAGTGCGGACGGTGAATTTAACGCAACTGGCATTAGCTTTTGATGCGCTGGTGCAGCGGGAGTCGGTTTATCAACGTGTGAAGCGTTTTTTTCGTCACCATCAATTTGAAACCGACCTGGTGGCGGTGCTGGTGACGAGTTGGCTAGATTTGGGCAAGCGGTGGGTGCTGTGCTTGGATCGGACCACCTGGCAGTTGGGGCGCACGCCGATCAACGGGTTGGTCCTGTCAGTGGCTTATGCTGGGGTGTCCGTGCCGCTAATGTGGACGGTATTGGGGAAAAAAGGCAACTCCTCCACCGAGGAGCGTATCGCCCTGATAGAACGGTTTCTACGCCGCTTCCCGCCGGAGCGCATTGAATGTCTGATGGCTGATCGTGAGTTTCGTGGTCATCAGTGGTTATCGTATCTCATCAGGCGTGGTATTGCGTTTCGCTTACGGATCCCCAACAACACGAAAACCCACAATCGTCAGCGTAATGCTCGTTTGCCCGTCACCCGGCTGTTCAGCATTCAGAGCGGCGAGACGATGATACTCAACCGGCCACGGCGCCTGTGGGGTCATACCTTGTACCTCGTCGGTACGCGCGCACCCAGTGGGGAATACGTTATCATCATCACCACCCACGCCCCAGAGCAGGCGCTCGAGGACTATCGCCAACGCTGGCAAACGGAGTGTCTGTTTGCGGCGATGAAGCGCCGGGGCTTCAACCTCGAAGACACGCATATCACCGACCCAGACCGGGTCGCTCGATTGATCGCCGTCATGACCTTGGCCCTGTGCTGGTGCTATAAGGTAGGGCTCTGGTTAAATCAGCAACAACCCATTGTGATCAAAAAACATCAGCGCCGTGCCTGTAGTGTGATCCGTTTAGGGTTGGATACGTTGCGCCGGGTTTTGCTCAATGGCGCTTCACAAACACCACAGATACGCGACTGGATTCACTTCCTTTTCGATAAAAAGGTCATCATAGCAAACACTTAG